The proteins below are encoded in one region of Lactuca sativa cultivar Salinas chromosome 3, Lsat_Salinas_v11, whole genome shotgun sequence:
- the LOC111904540 gene encoding MYB-like transcription factor EOBI has translation MRATKNMTSSCNEEEFDQLKRGPWTLEEDNLLIRYITCHGEGRWNSLAKSAGLKRTGKSCRLRWLNYLKPDTKRGNLTPQEQLLILELHSKWGNRWSKIAQHLPGRTDNEIKNYWRTRVQKQARHLKIDCSSKRFVEALHQFWIPRLLEKVEQTSSSSSASTASTSTMKTEQNKLSSHSQSEQTLFAVSSPTTNQGSTNSRSSIRESDSSGNMLPQLPEMSQLYEDTAFHDSSLQHDDCYNVDIGSFDMMGFEQTDDMSALNFQMTDTDWITSGGMTTDTYWNMDELWQFRK, from the exons ATGAGGGCTACCAAGAACATGACAAGTTCTTGCAATGAAGAAGAGTTTGATCAATTGAAAAGAGGGCCATGGACACTTGAGGAGGACAATCTTCTTATCCGTTATATCACTTGTCATGGTGAAGGCCGTTGGAATTCGCTAGCAAAATCTGCAG gatTGAAAAGAACAGGAAAAAGTTGTAGATTAAGATGGTTGAATTATCTAAAACCAGATACCAAGCGTGGAAATCTCACACCACAAGAACAGCTCTTGATCCTCGAACTCCATTCAAAGTGGGGCAATAG ATGGTCCAAAATTGCCCAACACTTGCCGGGAAGAACCGATAACGAGATCAAGAATTACTGGAGAACAAGGGTACAGAAACAAGCTCGCCACCTTAAGATCGACTGTAGTAGTAAGAGGTTTGTAGAAGCACTTCACCAATTTTGGATACCAAGGTTGCTTGAGAAAGTAGAGCaaacctcatcatcatcatcagcatCAACTGCTTCTACTTCGACCATGAAAACCGAACAAAACAAATTAAGTTCTCATTCACAATCCGAACAGACCCTATTTGCAGTATCGTCTCCAACGACAAACCAAGGGTCTACTAACTCAAGATCAAGCATTCGTGAATCAgattcttctgggaatatgttgCCACAGCTTCCTGAAATGTCACAACTTTATGAGGACACTGCCTTCCATGACTCATCACTCCAACACGATGACTGTTATAATGTGGATATAGGGAGTTTTGACATGATGGGCTTTGAGCAGACGGATGACATGTCAGCCTTGAACTTCCAGATGACAGATACTGATTGGATAACCAGTGGTGGCATGACAACAGACACATACTGGAACATGGATGAGTTATGGCAATTCAGAAAATAG